Proteins from one Pelorhabdus rhamnosifermentans genomic window:
- a CDS encoding nucleotide sugar dehydrogenase: MKLYQKIVNKQEKISVVGLGYVGMPIAVAFAKKINVIGFDLNAHKIEQYKNGVDPTNEVGDDAIKETTVDFTEDETRLREARFHIIAVPTPINVDKTPDLSPVKGASTIVGRNLTEGSIVVYESTVYPGVTEDVCIPILEKESGLKCGVDFKIGYSPERINPGDKVHRLENIKKIVSGIDEESLDEIAKVYELVIEVGVHKASSIKVAEAAKVVENSQRDINIAFMNELAMVFARMNIDTKEVVEAMNTKWNALNFYPGLVGGHCIGVDPYYFVYEAEMLGYHSQIVLSGRKINDGMGSFVADEIIKKLVLVGKVVKKSKVVILGITFKENCPDTRNSKVEDIIKRLKEYGIEPVVVDPHADTKQEYDVDLVDLSEIKEADCVVLAVAHNEFKTMGLKKLDSMFKDCPNEEKVVIDVKSILDKAEFQRLGYCYWRL; this comes from the coding sequence ATGAAGTTATATCAAAAGATAGTAAACAAACAAGAAAAAATCTCAGTTGTTGGCTTGGGATACGTTGGTATGCCTATTGCGGTAGCATTTGCAAAAAAGATTAATGTAATCGGATTCGATTTAAATGCTCATAAGATTGAGCAATATAAGAATGGCGTTGATCCTACAAATGAAGTAGGAGATGATGCTATCAAAGAAACCACAGTAGATTTTACAGAAGATGAGACAAGACTGAGAGAAGCTAGGTTTCATATAATAGCTGTTCCAACTCCGATAAATGTCGATAAGACCCCGGATTTGAGTCCTGTCAAGGGTGCCAGTACTATCGTCGGTAGAAATTTAACTGAAGGTTCTATTGTAGTTTATGAATCTACAGTATATCCAGGTGTTACTGAGGATGTTTGTATTCCGATTCTTGAAAAAGAGTCTGGATTAAAATGTGGAGTGGATTTTAAAATCGGTTATTCTCCAGAGCGTATCAATCCTGGTGATAAAGTGCATAGACTTGAGAATATTAAAAAAATCGTTTCAGGAATAGATGAAGAGTCTTTAGATGAAATTGCCAAGGTATATGAGCTTGTCATCGAGGTTGGCGTACATAAGGCTTCTTCAATTAAAGTAGCCGAAGCTGCCAAGGTTGTAGAAAATAGTCAACGTGATATTAACATTGCCTTTATGAATGAACTTGCGATGGTGTTTGCCCGTATGAACATAGATACAAAAGAAGTAGTAGAAGCAATGAATACCAAGTGGAATGCACTAAATTTTTATCCTGGTCTTGTTGGCGGTCATTGCATCGGTGTTGATCCTTATTATTTTGTATATGAGGCCGAGATGTTGGGCTACCATTCACAAATCGTTCTATCCGGTAGAAAGATTAATGACGGAATGGGATCGTTCGTAGCCGACGAAATTATCAAGAAACTAGTGTTAGTGGGGAAAGTTGTCAAAAAATCTAAGGTTGTTATTTTGGGAATTACATTTAAAGAAAACTGCCCAGATACAAGAAATTCAAAAGTTGAGGATATCATTAAGCGATTAAAAGAGTATGGAATTGAGCCGGTTGTCGTAGATCCACACGCTGATACAAAACAAGAGTATGATGTGGATTTAGTTGATTTATCGGAAATTAAAGAGGCCGATTGTGTGGTATTAGCAGTTGCTCATAATGAATTTAAGACAATGGGTCTTAAAAAGCTAGATAGTATGTTTAAAGATTGTCCTAATGAAGAAAAAGTAGTTATTGATGTTAAGAGTATTTTAGATAAAGCAGAATTTCAAAGGTTAGGATACTGTTATTGGAGACTATAA
- a CDS encoding glycosyltransferase family 4 protein translates to MMIDPWGINNIFFYTNGLCSSIAKYEDLTLVTNCYYKAIADAKYNIMPIFFRISEKMNSNKLRKIIRGIEYIYSYKKIINELKSKHYDVVHIQWLLQYKIDIYFLKEIRKYCKKIVYTAHNVLPHINGEQYMNDLKIIYGLVDTIVLHGESIKKEFIHLFGEFENKIVIQRHGTYLNQNTQYDINEVEQSIIDKVQKYHWICIFFGGVFYSKGVDRLAKIWLEHFKNEDKLLIIAGRKYAEYKELDALEEDINKCSNILYINRYVEDNLLNYLINKSDIILLPYRHASMSGVIFTAAEFKKMALFTDTGAIAEYIIDGENSFVVENQDEVFGKKLKYISSHLSKKVLAAGGNKFHEYIINNYSWNNIAKKLIEDAYNEI, encoded by the coding sequence ATGATGATTGATCCGTGGGGAATCAATAATATATTTTTTTATACAAATGGGCTGTGCAGCAGCATAGCAAAGTATGAAGATTTAACTTTGGTTACGAATTGCTATTATAAGGCAATAGCTGATGCAAAGTACAATATCATGCCGATTTTTTTCAGAATATCAGAAAAAATGAATAGTAACAAACTCAGAAAGATTATACGCGGCATAGAATATATTTATTCGTATAAAAAAATTATTAATGAATTAAAAAGTAAACACTATGATGTTGTTCACATTCAATGGCTCTTACAATATAAAATTGATATCTATTTTCTTAAAGAAATAAGGAAGTATTGTAAGAAGATAGTGTATACAGCTCATAACGTATTACCTCATATAAATGGAGAGCAGTACATGAATGATTTGAAAATAATATATGGGCTTGTTGATACCATCGTACTGCATGGTGAAAGTATAAAAAAAGAGTTTATCCATTTATTTGGTGAATTTGAAAATAAGATTGTTATCCAAAGACACGGTACTTACTTAAATCAAAATACTCAATATGATATTAATGAGGTAGAGCAAAGCATTATTGACAAGGTTCAAAAGTATCATTGGATATGTATATTTTTTGGTGGTGTTTTTTATAGCAAAGGTGTGGATAGGCTTGCCAAAATATGGCTTGAACACTTTAAAAATGAAGATAAACTTCTTATTATTGCGGGAAGAAAGTATGCAGAATATAAGGAACTAGATGCGTTAGAGGAAGATATAAATAAATGTAGCAACATTTTGTATATCAATAGGTATGTCGAAGATAATTTACTTAACTACTTGATAAACAAGTCAGATATCATTTTGCTACCCTACCGACATGCCAGTATGAGCGGAGTAATATTCACTGCGGCGGAATTTAAAAAGATGGCGTTATTCACAGACACAGGGGCAATCGCTGAATATATAATCGATGGAGAGAATAGCTTTGTTGTTGAAAATCAAGATGAGGTTTTCGGTAAAAAACTTAAATATATATCTTCCCATTTAAGTAAAAAAGTCCTCGCTGCTGGAGGAAATAAATTTCATGAGTATATAATAAATAACTATTCGTGGAATAATATCGCCAAGAAATTAATAGAGGATGCTTATAACGAAATATAA
- a CDS encoding glycosyltransferase family 2 protein: MITSCVILNYNDSETTKLLLDKIINYNDLRYIIVVDNKSTDDSFSVLEKYKSEKIHVLLAEHNGGYGYGNNLGIKYAYEVLKSDYILIVNPDVCFSNECVRELRQVLINENDCVIATPVPLKPSGDRQEVVAWKLPTANQEILSASIFLTRILGSKVTYNPEYFEKKSYCSVDVVQGSMLMVDAHIMVKYGMYDEEFFLYGEEQVLAHKLKENGYKSILLLNQFYVHNHSVSINKTYNSLVKTKQFLLNSKLLYLKKYLGLKGLKLYFTRGLFRLAIIEMRLISVMKNRVSEVIRQNVDNLSNRSMR, encoded by the coding sequence ATGATAACGAGCTGTGTAATATTAAATTATAATGATAGCGAAACTACAAAATTGCTATTAGACAAAATAATAAATTATAATGACCTTCGTTACATTATTGTTGTCGATAATAAATCGACAGATGATTCATTTTCAGTTTTAGAGAAATATAAGAGTGAAAAAATCCATGTTCTTTTAGCGGAACATAATGGCGGATATGGATATGGAAATAATTTAGGAATCAAGTATGCGTACGAAGTTTTAAAATCTGATTATATTTTGATTGTTAATCCAGATGTTTGTTTTTCAAATGAATGTGTCAGAGAGTTGAGACAAGTTCTAATAAATGAAAATGACTGTGTTATTGCAACTCCGGTTCCTTTGAAACCTAGTGGTGATAGACAAGAAGTGGTTGCATGGAAACTTCCTACTGCTAATCAGGAAATATTAAGTGCAAGTATATTCTTAACAAGAATTTTAGGTTCAAAAGTAACCTACAACCCTGAATATTTCGAAAAAAAGAGTTATTGTTCCGTGGATGTTGTGCAGGGGTCTATGTTAATGGTTGATGCACATATTATGGTAAAATACGGAATGTATGATGAAGAATTTTTTTTGTATGGTGAGGAGCAGGTATTAGCTCATAAATTGAAGGAAAATGGATATAAAAGTATATTATTACTAAATCAGTTTTATGTGCATAATCATTCAGTTTCGATTAATAAAACTTATAATTCTTTGGTTAAAACGAAACAGTTTCTGTTAAATAGCAAATTGTTATATCTGAAAAAGTATTTGGGGCTAAAAGGACTGAAACTCTATTTTACCAGAGGGCTATTTAGATTAGCGATTATTGAGATGAGGCTTATTTCTGTGATGAAAAACAGAGTAAGTGAAGTAATTCGACAGAATGTGGATAATCTGTCGAATAGGTCCATGAGATAA
- a CDS encoding O-antigen ligase family protein: MIFLALSLGTLTSLSFSGFKYKIHVAEVIIPLIFLIILIQSWKMGTKLQLSKAKGMFYLCYFLCFIYSIFTYYWSDLGISVIAGSINLFFGLVTFLLAEYCFKYNPDSFITANRILIISLLIQLALSMFFGVELKPTDLETEYNDFYSFKVTATTLLGDSNYIAFFFGFGLLYEFIAKDKGWILFVIINLLGIMLTISRGAIISIAFAFFVYLYIMLLNSKVKMITKIIIFCNSILLLGSFFFFFQYTEVGITFWNGLLLGLGDSSMNSRQYLWDEAITQITLQPFGIGIVTVNIPHNVILTSIRSLGVLFGTIYLLLLSFPVFYLLKCSISHLSNKRLAALIAYLSVFIHSMVEVFFFDTESIIWSAMIISFIFANSQQLVNQANKEENCQCLNSL, from the coding sequence TTGATTTTTTTAGCGCTTAGCCTAGGAACATTAACATCTTTATCTTTTAGTGGTTTTAAGTACAAAATACATGTAGCTGAAGTTATTATACCCCTGATATTCCTTATAATCCTAATACAGTCATGGAAAATGGGCACAAAGTTACAGTTATCTAAAGCAAAGGGAATGTTTTATTTGTGCTATTTTTTGTGCTTTATCTATTCGATTTTTACATATTACTGGTCTGATCTTGGAATATCCGTAATTGCCGGGTCAATCAATTTGTTTTTCGGACTCGTCACCTTTTTATTAGCTGAATACTGCTTCAAATATAATCCCGATAGTTTCATAACAGCCAATCGTATACTTATTATTAGTTTACTTATTCAATTAGCGCTTAGCATGTTTTTTGGGGTGGAACTTAAACCTACTGATCTTGAAACAGAATATAATGACTTCTATTCTTTCAAAGTAACGGCAACAACGCTTTTAGGTGATTCTAATTATATAGCGTTTTTCTTTGGCTTTGGTTTGCTTTATGAATTTATAGCTAAAGATAAAGGCTGGATACTATTTGTAATAATTAATCTTTTAGGAATTATGTTAACTATATCAAGAGGTGCTATCATTTCTATTGCATTTGCGTTCTTTGTATATTTATATATTATGCTATTGAACTCTAAAGTAAAGATGATTACAAAGATTATCATCTTCTGCAATAGTATATTATTATTAGGCAGCTTCTTTTTCTTTTTCCAATATACAGAAGTTGGAATAACATTTTGGAATGGTTTACTATTGGGCTTAGGAGATAGTTCAATGAATTCTAGACAATATTTATGGGATGAAGCAATTACGCAGATTACCTTACAGCCTTTTGGTATTGGCATCGTTACGGTAAATATACCACATAATGTAATTTTAACATCAATTAGAAGTTTAGGCGTATTGTTCGGGACGATATATTTATTGCTTCTTTCTTTTCCAGTATTTTATTTATTAAAATGCAGTATTTCCCATTTATCAAATAAGAGGTTAGCAGCGCTAATCGCTTACCTATCAGTATTTATCCATTCAATGGTTGAGGTTTTTTTCTTCGACACAGAATCGATAATATGGAGCGCCATGATAATTTCTTTTATATTTGCAAACTCACAGCAATTGGTTAATCAAGCGAATAAAGAGGAAAATTGCCAATGTCTGAATTCTTTATAA
- a CDS encoding glycosyltransferase encodes MSLAGVVILYNPEDHIINNINSYVSYVDVLYVIDNSDTVNEQLVKHLIACANVRYIKNKENMGIAYSLNVVLNKIQGNYTWLLTMDQDSFFYQRDIELYANMLKNFADKPDVVSVAPILVTEDTYVIDNNKDQQQVTRCITSGNIIKVKTAIEVGGFDEKLFIDEVDHEFCYRCNSKGYKIFKIKDIKLIHHMGNPTRKKFLGIYRYYPTNHNYIRDYYITRNMFYVLQKYPNVRNRVLINWIKRILKIVLAEDDKYRKIKSIFEGYKDYRNKKFGKKHFAY; translated from the coding sequence ATGTCTTTAGCAGGAGTAGTGATATTATACAATCCAGAAGACCATATTATAAATAATATAAATAGTTATGTATCTTATGTAGATGTGCTTTATGTTATTGACAATTCTGATACTGTTAATGAACAGCTCGTGAAGCATTTAATAGCTTGTGCCAATGTACGATATATAAAGAATAAGGAGAATATGGGGATTGCTTATTCGCTTAATGTTGTGCTAAATAAGATTCAGGGTAATTACACCTGGCTTTTGACGATGGATCAAGATAGTTTCTTTTATCAAAGGGACATTGAACTGTATGCCAATATGCTAAAAAATTTTGCTGATAAGCCAGATGTTGTCAGCGTAGCACCAATACTGGTAACTGAAGATACCTATGTAATTGACAATAATAAGGATCAACAGCAGGTAACGCGGTGTATTACATCAGGTAACATAATTAAAGTGAAAACGGCTATAGAAGTTGGTGGATTTGACGAAAAATTATTTATTGATGAAGTCGACCATGAGTTTTGCTACAGGTGTAATAGTAAGGGCTATAAAATTTTTAAGATTAAAGATATTAAATTAATACATCATATGGGAAATCCAACTCGGAAAAAATTTTTAGGAATATATCGGTATTATCCAACTAACCATAATTACATAAGGGATTATTATATTACTCGAAATATGTTTTATGTTTTACAAAAATATCCCAATGTTAGAAATAGGGTATTAATTAATTGGATAAAAAGGATACTCAAAATAGTACTTGCCGAAGATGATAAATATAGAAAGATTAAAAGCATATTTGAGGGGTATAAAGATTATAGAAATAAAAAATTTGGAAAAAAACATTTTGCGTATTGA
- a CDS encoding glycosyl hydrolase family 28-related protein: MCKKWLITVFTMFCMLMVMVLAGAAPTPANYPDTAQEADIITKVPWVDVRAFGARGDNQTDDAAALQAAIDACTEGSTVFIPPGTFKCSKQLVINKAITLKGLGADTNGRTTINFPITNLSAGILITHSSVVLEGFYLKGNSASANSGIEVVGTPSSFVSFTRIKNVWSVGFLNGFYTDYAYLTAFEDCVGASNVKNGFSINHGATTTSIRGTWALNNSGNGYDINTADYMAFMTTAADNNKGYAYSFSNVHGVSINGIGSENNSSGAVYAKDSSLAINGMVGVGNGATATNATMLYSVNSHITAYGVDECSVYASAGVPSIVIDATSSLVLNCPNLQRSYSFMAGANISGMLRDGTELHTLKK; this comes from the coding sequence ATGTGCAAGAAGTGGTTAATTACTGTATTTACTATGTTTTGTATGCTGATGGTCATGGTGTTGGCAGGTGCGGCTCCAACGCCTGCGAATTATCCTGATACAGCACAAGAAGCCGACATTATTACCAAAGTTCCATGGGTTGATGTTCGTGCCTTTGGGGCCAGGGGTGATAACCAAACGGATGATGCCGCAGCACTGCAAGCCGCTATTGATGCGTGCACTGAAGGTAGCACAGTATTTATTCCACCTGGCACTTTTAAATGCTCGAAGCAGCTAGTAATCAATAAGGCCATTACACTAAAAGGATTAGGTGCTGATACGAATGGTAGGACAACAATCAATTTTCCGATTACAAATTTATCAGCAGGAATATTGATCACGCATAGCAGTGTTGTGTTAGAGGGTTTTTACCTTAAGGGTAATTCTGCAAGTGCCAATTCAGGGATTGAGGTGGTTGGCACTCCAAGCAGTTTTGTTTCATTCACACGAATTAAAAATGTGTGGTCGGTTGGATTTCTGAATGGTTTTTACACTGACTATGCATATCTTACGGCTTTTGAGGATTGTGTCGGTGCATCCAATGTTAAAAATGGTTTTAGTATTAATCATGGAGCTACTACAACAAGCATTAGAGGAACTTGGGCGCTAAATAATAGTGGGAATGGATATGATATAAATACTGCGGACTATATGGCATTTATGACCACTGCGGCAGATAACAATAAAGGTTATGCGTATTCTTTCTCAAATGTCCATGGTGTCTCTATAAATGGTATTGGTTCCGAGAATAACAGTAGTGGTGCGGTATATGCAAAGGATTCGTCGCTTGCAATTAACGGAATGGTAGGTGTAGGAAATGGTGCAACAGCAACAAATGCTACAATGCTATATAGTGTTAACAGCCATATAACGGCTTATGGGGTTGACGAATGTTCGGTGTATGCAAGTGCCGGCGTGCCGAGTATCGTAATTGACGCTACATCTAGTCTAGTTCTTAATTGTCCAAATCTGCAACGTAGTTATTCGTTTATGGCAGGTGCAAACATTTCAGGAATGTTGCGAGATGGAACGGAACTACACACTTTAAAAAAATAG
- the rfbB gene encoding dTDP-glucose 4,6-dehydratase: protein MKILVTGGAGFIGSNFIHIVLSQQSDIHIINLDKLTYAGNLDSLRDLESNAGYTFIHGDICDRTLVEQIFAERQPTAVVHFAAESHVDRSIDGPTAFIETNINGTFTLLEAARKYWSCLSDERKSNFRFLHVSTDEVYGSLGENGYFTEETAYAPNSPYSASKASSDHLVRAYYHTYGLPVLMTNCSNNYGAYQFPEKLIPLMILNALEGKDLPIYGTGQNVRDWLYVEDHCKAIMTVLEKGITGGKYNIGGHNEKTNLSIVHILCDILDTKRPRTDGKSYREQIHFVKDRPGHDMRYAIDATKIQRELDWVPAETFETGIAKTVDWYLNNGQWCQRVTDGSYRRERLGIGE from the coding sequence ATGAAAATTTTAGTTACCGGCGGAGCAGGGTTTATTGGAAGTAATTTTATTCATATTGTATTGAGTCAGCAATCAGATATTCATATTATTAACTTAGATAAGCTTACCTATGCAGGAAATTTAGATTCATTGCGTGATTTAGAAAGTAATGCAGGATATACTTTTATTCACGGTGATATTTGTGATAGGACGTTAGTGGAACAGATATTTGCTGAGCGTCAACCTACGGCTGTTGTACATTTTGCAGCTGAGTCTCATGTCGATCGATCGATTGATGGTCCGACGGCTTTTATCGAGACGAATATTAATGGCACGTTTACTTTGTTAGAAGCGGCTCGTAAGTATTGGAGCTGTCTTAGTGATGAGCGCAAGTCTAATTTCAGATTTTTACATGTCTCAACTGATGAAGTATACGGCTCGCTTGGCGAGAATGGCTATTTTACAGAAGAAACAGCCTATGCGCCAAATTCTCCGTATTCTGCATCGAAGGCTTCTTCCGACCATTTGGTTAGAGCTTATTACCATACCTATGGGCTGCCAGTCTTAATGACCAACTGCTCGAATAACTATGGAGCCTATCAGTTTCCCGAAAAGCTTATTCCACTCATGATTCTAAATGCTTTAGAAGGCAAGGATCTACCAATTTACGGCACAGGCCAAAATGTGCGTGATTGGCTGTATGTAGAAGATCATTGCAAGGCGATAATGACTGTTTTAGAAAAAGGAATAACGGGTGGAAAATACAATATTGGTGGACATAATGAGAAAACAAATTTAAGTATTGTACATATCTTATGTGATATTTTGGATACGAAGCGTCCTCGCACAGATGGAAAATCCTATCGTGAGCAGATTCATTTTGTTAAAGATCGTCCCGGGCATGATATGCGTTATGCCATTGATGCTACAAAGATTCAGCGTGAACTTGACTGGGTACCAGCAGAAACGTTTGAGACTGGGATTGCGAAAACCGTAGATTGGTATTTAAACAATGGACAGTGGTGCCAGCGGGTAACCGATGGCAGTTATCGCCGGGAACGACTTGGGATAGGAGAGTGA
- the rfbA gene encoding glucose-1-phosphate thymidylyltransferase RfbA, translated as MAVTKGIILAGGSGTRLYPITKSVSKQLMPVYDKPMIYYPLSTLMLAGIRDILIITTPQDQDAFIALLGDGSQWGMNLSYKVQPSPDGLAQAFIIGEQFIAGDSCALVLGDNIFYGYSFSQKLKKAAQQDQGATVFAYWVKDPERYGVVEFNAAGQAMSLEEKPVRPKSQYAVTGLYFYDGQVVNLAKSVKPSARGELEITDLNRLYLDQHALRVETLGRGYAWLDTGTHESLMQAATYIQTLQDRQGLMVACPEEIAYRMGYIARHDLIELANIMKKNGYGKYLLQLAGE; from the coding sequence ATGGCAGTGACAAAAGGTATTATTTTAGCTGGCGGGTCAGGCACGCGGCTTTATCCGATTACCAAGTCCGTTAGTAAGCAGCTCATGCCTGTTTATGACAAGCCGATGATTTATTATCCGCTATCGACCTTAATGCTAGCAGGAATTCGTGATATTTTGATTATAACCACTCCACAGGATCAGGATGCTTTTATCGCGCTCTTGGGTGACGGCAGTCAGTGGGGTATGAACTTATCTTATAAAGTGCAGCCAAGTCCTGATGGATTAGCGCAGGCGTTTATTATTGGGGAGCAGTTTATTGCTGGTGATAGTTGTGCGCTGGTGCTTGGAGATAATATTTTTTATGGTTATTCTTTTAGCCAGAAGCTTAAAAAGGCGGCGCAGCAGGATCAGGGCGCAACAGTCTTTGCTTACTGGGTGAAGGATCCAGAGCGATACGGCGTCGTTGAGTTTAATGCGGCTGGTCAGGCTATGAGTTTGGAAGAAAAACCTGTAAGGCCGAAATCCCAGTATGCTGTGACAGGTCTCTATTTTTATGATGGACAAGTGGTGAATTTGGCCAAGTCCGTCAAGCCGTCAGCGCGTGGTGAGCTGGAAATAACTGATCTTAACAGGTTGTATCTGGATCAGCATGCATTGCGTGTGGAAACATTAGGCCGTGGTTATGCGTGGCTAGATACGGGCACTCATGAATCGCTCATGCAAGCGGCGACATATATTCAGACATTGCAAGACAGACAGGGACTGATGGTGGCTTGTCCGGAAGAAATAGCGTATCGTATGGGGTATATTGCTCGCCATGATTTAATTGAATTAGCGAATATCATGAAGAAAAATGGGTATGGCAAGTATTTGTTGCAGTTGGCAGGAGAATAA
- the rfbC gene encoding dTDP-4-dehydrorhamnose 3,5-epimerase: MKVIETKLPGVLIIEPQVFGDTRGFFMELFSQAKYEQAGIKGSFVQDNLSFSSRGVLRGIHYQNPHSQGKLVSVVQGEVFDVAVDIRTGSPTFGQWVGVNLSGENHRQFWITSGFAHGFCVLSKTAYFTYKCTDVYTPSAEGGIIWNDPDIGVEWPMEDVLLSEKDKVYPKLKDVPVEKLPAL; this comes from the coding sequence GTGAAGGTTATAGAAACAAAATTGCCGGGAGTATTGATTATTGAGCCACAGGTATTCGGCGATACGCGCGGCTTTTTTATGGAGCTTTTTAGTCAGGCAAAATATGAACAAGCCGGGATAAAAGGAAGCTTTGTGCAGGATAATTTATCTTTTTCATCTCGCGGAGTATTACGGGGGATTCATTACCAGAATCCTCATTCACAGGGGAAATTAGTCTCTGTGGTTCAGGGAGAAGTCTTTGATGTAGCAGTGGATATTCGTACGGGTTCGCCTACTTTTGGCCAATGGGTCGGTGTGAATTTATCAGGTGAAAATCATCGTCAGTTTTGGATTACGTCAGGTTTTGCCCATGGCTTTTGTGTATTGAGTAAAACCGCATATTTTACCTATAAATGTACGGATGTTTATACTCCGTCAGCGGAAGGCGGCATTATCTGGAATGATCCTGATATTGGTGTTGAGTGGCCGATGGAAGATGTATTGCTGTCAGAAAAGGATAAAGTATATCCAAAGTTAAAGGATGTACCTGTGGAAAAATTGCCAGCTCTTTAG
- the rfbD gene encoding dTDP-4-dehydrorhamnose reductase, translating into MKILVTGAHGQLGREVARQGMDHELILTDYDTLDITNGAAVAKFMRELKPAAVIHCAAYTNVDGAEADFDGAFRVNVIGTQNLAAGCLETGARMVYVSTDYVFDGENQQSYREFDATNPKTVYGITKLQGEQLVKEILGRHYIMRTAWLYGEGNNFVRTMLRLAESNDILRVVEDQVGTPTSTVDLTAAIFKLLATDAYGTYHTTCQGQCSWYEFACQIFRLAGKNIQVVPVTTEEFPRPAKRPAHSVLDNYMLRMMVGDPMRSWQEALAEYLNR; encoded by the coding sequence GTGAAGATATTAGTGACAGGTGCCCATGGGCAGCTGGGCAGAGAAGTCGCCAGACAGGGCATGGATCATGAACTTATTTTAACTGACTATGATACGCTTGATATTACAAATGGTGCTGCGGTAGCCAAATTTATGCGTGAGTTAAAGCCAGCTGCAGTGATTCATTGTGCAGCGTATACCAATGTGGATGGAGCGGAAGCAGATTTCGATGGCGCCTTTCGCGTCAATGTCATAGGAACGCAAAATCTTGCTGCCGGCTGTTTGGAGACAGGGGCGCGCATGGTGTATGTAAGCACAGATTACGTGTTTGACGGAGAGAATCAGCAGTCTTATCGCGAATTTGATGCGACGAACCCAAAAACTGTCTATGGCATTACGAAATTACAAGGGGAACAGCTTGTTAAGGAAATATTAGGCCGCCATTATATCATGCGGACTGCCTGGCTGTATGGCGAGGGCAATAACTTTGTGCGTACCATGCTTCGGTTGGCTGAAAGTAATGATATATTACGGGTGGTAGAAGATCAGGTTGGGACACCCACTTCTACTGTAGATTTAACAGCAGCAATTTTCAAATTGCTTGCAACTGATGCCTATGGCACGTATCACACAACTTGTCAGGGACAATGCTCGTGGTATGAATTTGCCTGTCAAATTTTCCGGCTGGCCGGAAAAAATATTCAAGTTGTACCTGTAACGACAGAAGAGTTTCCCCGTCCGGCAAAACGACCCGCCCATTCTGTATTGGATAATTATATGCTGCGCATGATGGTGGGCGATCCGATGAGAAGCTGGCAGGAGGCACTCGCAGAGTATTTGAATAGGTGA
- a CDS encoding VanZ family protein codes for MRRWLPVFVLLVIIYCLSSIPSLHLMNEQLLPVWLMGYLNQYTFRIGQDGFFSYMFSLHPDFVLHKLSHVVAFGTLGVALYFATKKSFYWTIFLTAVAAGCDEFHQYFVPGRSSRLGDVILDTLSAIIFVMLWRKFKNGIAP; via the coding sequence GTGCGTCGTTGGTTGCCTGTTTTTGTTCTTCTTGTCATTATTTATTGCCTGTCGAGTATTCCTTCTTTGCATCTGATGAATGAGCAGTTGCTTCCTGTATGGCTCATGGGGTATCTTAATCAATACACCTTTCGCATCGGGCAGGATGGCTTTTTTTCCTATATGTTTAGCCTGCATCCTGATTTTGTTTTGCATAAGCTTAGCCATGTAGTTGCTTTTGGTACTTTGGGTGTGGCATTGTATTTTGCTACGAAAAAATCATTTTATTGGACGATCTTTTTGACGGCAGTAGCAGCGGGTTGCGATGAATTTCATCAGTATTTTGTTCCGGGACGCAGTAGTCGACTGGGTGATGTGATTTTAGATACATTATCAGCTATTATTTTTGTTATGTTATGGCGCAAATTTAAGAATGGAATTGCTCCCTAA